Within the Ficedula albicollis isolate OC2 chromosome 26, FicAlb1.5, whole genome shotgun sequence genome, the region TTTATTATACACAAAACATGAGCACGAAGTTCTACTGCGGGGGCTGACCACGTCCACGACCGAATCCACCTCTCTGCAACAGCAAAAGGAGAGTGTTAGAAATCATGTCAAGTAATGACAGCAAGAGCAAACATCATCAAAGCTACTTTGATGGCACAGGTCAGCCAGGTGAGTGCCACCAACATGACCCAttccagccagctctgtgaTCACAcctaaaatacttttatttttgaagtataAAATCATGGATCTCCAAAGAGGCCAGCTTGTTCTCAAAGCTGTCACTTGTTTCTGTCCCACCACATCCTTTCCCCACAGTGAGCAAGCTGCATGTGAAGGGTGACAGTTTACAGCTTCTCTGACACAGAGTCCTACAGGCAGGACCTTCCAGCTTCTCCTATCAAAGCCTTcaacaaagaaagcaaagttCAAATGCAAATACTCACGAACTGGAATTCcgtggctgctccagcaccagcctcaGCCTTCTTGtcagcaccagctgcagagagaggagcagtCAGTGCCCACAGAAccccctgcacagcacagtgctcctgcccaggagcaAAGCTTTAACCATCCCACAGAACTAAAGCTAAACACAACAAAGCGAAACAGCTTTAATTGAGCATGTTTGAGAGTTATTGAACCAAGCCCAGATAAAAATCCCACAGATGAGCTGGACTGAACTCAAGCAAACCTTCCATCTGAACTCCCATCCACCTGCACATGCAGACTCTAAGCCATGCCAAAAGTTTCATCTTGCCCTTTTGTCCTTCAGAGGAGCCCTAGAGGTGGgacaggtgtccccagggggcAGGGGGCACACTCACGTGGCACGGCGCTGCGGCGGTACGTGTCCCGGTCAGCCTCGCCCCGCGTCAGCCGCGCCGGCCGCTCGCCCTCCAGACCTGcggcacagagcacagcctcaaacactgctcagccaggcacaaactgctgcccctgcaccccGAGGTGCTGAACAGCATTGGGTGcgccagcagtgctgcacctggggcagctcagggagAACAGACCTAAGGAAAACAGTGATTTAGTACGGGAAACTTCACTTTAAGGGTGAAATCTGCTCAAGTGTCCCAGCTTGTGGCAGGGTGGAAATTAAATAACGTGAGAAGTGAGCTTACAGCATCATCTCAACAGTCTTCTGGTCATCAAACTAGTGCTGAATGTTATTGTTCGTAAAAATCTCAGGAATACTGGGAATCTGCCATGTCCTAAAAGCCTGTGAACAGCTAAGTGACAAAGTGCAGGACAGAATTCTGACCCCGTTCTGGAACAGCCACACTGCcagtccccaaatccccccacAGAACACGCTCATAACAGCAGAAGCAGATTATCTGTGGAATCTCAGATTAACAGCAGACAAAACTCCTGCAGGAACACCCAGACACGGTGGGACCACCACCTCTGAGACTGGGATGTGTCCCTGGAGCCCAAGCTGGGGTCTGCCCACCCAGGCAGGACccactgaggagcagctgtgcctggcacatcccagtgtcctcctgcacatccccaggCATATAAAAACCCAATTCTTGTAATAATTCTTTTACTACACCACCTCTGTGGCTCCCAGGCTCAGCCAGGTCACCCATAGCAAAAAAGAGCAGCCTTTCCAAATATCCTTGCCCAGATGGGGCTGAGGAGGGTTCCAGCACCAGGACAAGGCTGTGACACCACACACAACTTCTCCTGCACAAACCCCAGCCAGCTGccacctctccctcccttccagcagggatgcagctcctTTAGCTCACTGGATAAACACAGCATGTAAAGAACAAATCTTGGAACATCTAAGCAACTCAGAGATCAAAGAAAGCAGCATCTTCCCAGTTTCTCTGCAATTCCTTCCTTTGAAGCAGGTGATGCTCCCGTTTTGTTTGGCTCAGACACAAACTGCAGCTGGGGGTGAACTCCCAGCACtccctggccccagccctggcccccAGTGTGGCTCAGAAGCAAAAAAGCACAACCCATGTGAGCCCCCAGAGCCAGAGCATGCCTGGCTACACCCCCTGCACTCAGAGGTGTGAAAATCAAGAGAAAATCAGAGCTGCAAGTCCaacacacagaatcacagagcagctgggggctgatctggagatcatccagttcaGCCCCTCTCAAGGCAAGGTCACtcagagcaggtgacacaggaacacgtccaggtgggtttggaatatttccagagaaggagactccacacccttcctgggcagctgctcaAGTGTTTTGCCACTCACATGGGAAGTTCTTCCTAATGTTGAGGTGAAACTTGCTGTATTTTAGTTTCTGGCCACTGttctttgtcctgtcactgggtaCCACACAGAGTCTGGCAGCATCCTCTGCTACATCCCCTGCAGATATCTGTGGGTATTTGTCTCCACTCCTCCAGACTAACCAGGCCCAGgtctctcagcctctccccacagagagatgctccaagcccctcaGCACTTTtgtgggctctgctgctcctccatcACATATTTGCTGTTAACCTTTAACAACGAGCCCTGTTCCAGCAGCACGTTCAGTGTCTGTGGGGAAGGCAGAGTGGGACACCACAGGTGGGGCTCAGCCAGCCCTGGACGGTACCTCCACCACATCCCAATCTCAGCAGGCACGTTCCCAGCAATCCCAATCCCCACTCAGAGCACGTCCCTGTGCGTCCCAGCTCTCCCCGCTCAGGGGACACCAGGTACAAAAGCCATAAACCCCAACCACATTTCCTTGCTCTGTTGACAATTTTACACCCAATCCCCCCGGCCCCACTGCCCTGAGTGCCCagcacccctgtgcccaccccagcTGACCTTTGGGCCGGGGTCTGCCGGTCTCGGGGCGGCTGCGGCGCAGCGTGGCCGGGACGATCTCGGGGGGCAGGTGCAGATAATCCCGCAGGTACTGGATGCCCTCGTTGGTCAGGTACCAGTAGAAGTGTCTCCAGGCAAACTGCTCCTTCACGTACCCTCGCGACTTGAGGGACTGCAGAGAGAGCTCCCAGTTACTCCCAGTTAAAGCtgtgcctctcccagctcctcacagcccGTGGGGTtcagcagggcactgggaacggggatgtgggaatgggaacaatTCACATGCAGCACACCCCAAGGACCAACACCCCCAGTCCCTCACACCTGCATGGCTTTCATCACGTGCAGGTTGGGCACGTTCTTGTCCACGAGCTCGGGGTGTTTGGGCATGTGCACGTCCTTCTTGGCCACCATCACCCCCTCCTTGAACAGCAGCTCATAGATGGCAATTCGGTTCTTCTTGGGCATCAACAtctgcagagggcacaggaAACGGGGCTCGGTGATATTTAAGTACCAACATCTGCACCGGGGATGGTGAACCCTGCTGGGTGACCCCAGCGCCCCCCGAGCTGCCCCGGGACGCTCTTCCCCGGGAAGGAAAACCCAGCAGTCCCAGCTTTTGCTCCTTCAATCAGCCCGCGCACCGCCCGGTGCCGGTCACAGCGGGACACGGGCACAGGCGGGGCAgggccccggggggggggggggggggggggggggggggggggggggggggggggggggggggggggggggggggggggggggggggggggggggggggggggggggggggggggggggggggggggggggggggggggggggggggggggggggggggggggggggggggggggggggggggggggggggggggggggggggggggggggggggggggggggggggggggggggggggggggggggggggggggggggggggggggggggggggggggggggggggggggggggggggggggggggggggggggggggggggggggggggggggggggggggggggggggggggggggggggggggggggggggggggggggggggggggggggggggggggggggggggggggggggggggggggggggggggggggggggggggggggggggggggggggggggggggggggggggggggggggggggggggggggggggggggggggggggggggggggggggggggggggggggggggggggggggggggggggggggggggggggggggggggggggggggggggggggggggggggggggggggggggggggggggggggggggggggggggggggggggggggggggggggggggggggggggggggggggggggggggggggggggggggggggggggggggggggggggggggggggggggggggggggggggggggggggggggggggggggggggggggggggggggggggggggggggggggggggggggggggggggggggggggggggggggggggggggggggggggggggggggggggggggggggggggggggggggggggggggggggggggggggggggggggggggggggggggggggggggggggggggggggggggggggggggggggggggggggggggggtcgcgGCGCTGCCTGAGCGGAGCGCAGGCCCCCTCCCGCCTGGGAACGGGCA harbors:
- the RPS10 gene encoding 40S ribosomal protein S10, coding for MLMPKKNRIAIYELLFKEGVMVAKKDVHMPKHPELVDKNVPNLHVMKAMQSLKSRGYVKEQFAWRHFYWYLTNEGIQYLRDYLHLPPEIVPATLRRSRPETGRPRPKGLEGERPARLTRGEADRDTYRRSAVPPGADKKAEAGAGAATEFQFRGGFGRGRGQPPQ